The region TCTAGCTCGCCCCGCATCGCACGTTCGGTGACTTCCGCCACCAACTCGCCTGTGCCTGCCAGCTTGGCGATTTCATCAATGCATTCGATCTGAATTGCGGTGGAATCCATGTCCATCACCAGTAAACCCGGTGAGCGTAGCGTCGGTGCGTTACGCATGGCCGCAACATCGATACCCAGCTCGTGAGCCAGCTTGGTGGCGCGTGGCGTCAGCGTACCCGCCAAACGGACGACTTGATAATCACCCACGTTCCAGGCGCTCACGATGACCATCGCGCTGCCTAGCTTACGCTGGTAGCGGGAAATCAGGTTTTTATCGAGAACGTCGCTATAAATCAGCCAGCCTGTGTCGCCAGCGCGGTAGTCAAGCGGCATCACTTCGTCACCGCTCAGTGATAATGGCAGTCCCGGCCAACAGTTGATCTCATCTGGGAGATCACAATAGGTCAGACTATTCGACATGGGGTAAATCCTCTGCTGGCAGTAGTGCGATAAAGTCGTGCGATAAAAAGGGATGTGGCGTCGACCAAACATATCCCTTCAAAAACTGGGCAACAAGCTATCCTATCGCTGGCGCTTCTGGCAACATGAAAGTATCCAAATCGTGTAAGGATTATCATGGTTCGCGCCCGGGTGAAATTTCGTCTACATCGCACGGCAATTGTGCTGATTTGTCTCGCCCTGCTGGTGGTATTAATGCAAGGTGCGTCCTATTTCAGTTTAAGCCACCAGATGGCGCGTTCTGAGCAGGTCGAAGATCTGTCGCGCACGCTCTCCAGACAGGTGGCTTACAGCCTGTCGCCGTTGATGGGCAGCGTGGATGATAATGGTCAAAAGATTACGACCATCCTCAAACAACTCACCGATCATAGCCGTATTCTGGATGCTGGCGTATATCAGCAGGACGGTTCGCTGGTGGCGCATGTGGGTGAACAGGTACAGTTGCGAGACAGGCTGGCGCTGGACGGTAACCGTGTCGGTAGCTACTTTAACCATCAACTGGTGCAGCCCATTGAAGGAAAAGAAGGGCCTATCGGCTTCCTGCGCATCACGCTGGATACGCACGTATTGGCGACCGAAGCCAGACAGGTGGATAACACGACCAATATTCTGCGTCTGATGATCTTACTTTCACTGGCTATCGGCATCATTCTGACTCGAACGCTGTTGCAAAATCGCCGCACTCGCTGGCAACAGTCACCTTATCTTCTTACTGCGAGTACGCCCGTGAAAGAAGAAGAGGATGAGGCAGAGAACGGCACGCAGACGGCTGGCAGCGTGGTAGTAAAAAAAGACGGAGAAGAGAAACGCCTCTGATGCGCTAACGGCACCCCGTAAAAATGGTCTGCTTCTACGGGGTCTACGCGGTTACTTCAATGCCAACTGAAACGCCATCCAGTGGCTATGGAATT is a window of Pectobacterium punjabense DNA encoding:
- a CDS encoding YtjB family periplasmic protein; translation: MVRARVKFRLHRTAIVLICLALLVVLMQGASYFSLSHQMARSEQVEDLSRTLSRQVAYSLSPLMGSVDDNGQKITTILKQLTDHSRILDAGVYQQDGSLVAHVGEQVQLRDRLALDGNRVGSYFNHQLVQPIEGKEGPIGFLRITLDTHVLATEARQVDNTTNILRLMILLSLAIGIILTRTLLQNRRTRWQQSPYLLTASTPVKEEEDEAENGTQTAGSVVVKKDGEEKRL